The Deltaproteobacteria bacterium genome includes a region encoding these proteins:
- a CDS encoding serine/threonine protein kinase, whose protein sequence is MSLDYPRDWYFDPTLGHMPQEALNELLELVTRVAAQAEDQQAVYEIFKGRFGNSNTSSNASWAHSDMVDAMGRQDRNLPAFIDAYWTAMTTVGEEVRTPTAEHVNAILRKHRIGYAIRPPKLVREVVSSVASTSPEASSSAPTYLIGECLGRGGFGEVRRATRESAFGSFEFAVKLHLPSALTDIEKARKRFEREVAVVRKLQHRAIVPYVDAGLDGDGRPFLVMALISGKNLREATFGQSPALAVRHMIEVLGAIEYAHANQVLHRDLKPSNILVRDSDGQAVVVDFGLAYVFDDATQESLTTAGVGTAAYVPHEVLANPKLRSPGHDIYSCGVILYEVIAGQLPDRANYHALANRDGALAPIDAVITKALAPAGGRYPSVAEFKNDLLRVVGQFSEGKP, encoded by the coding sequence ATGAGCCTCGACTACCCGCGGGACTGGTACTTCGACCCGACGCTCGGGCACATGCCCCAAGAGGCGCTGAATGAGTTGCTTGAGCTCGTAACTAGGGTGGCAGCTCAGGCCGAGGACCAGCAGGCGGTATACGAGATCTTCAAAGGGCGGTTCGGTAACTCGAACACCAGTTCGAACGCCAGTTGGGCCCACAGCGACATGGTCGATGCGATGGGCCGGCAAGACCGAAACCTCCCCGCGTTCATCGATGCCTACTGGACCGCGATGACAACGGTGGGCGAAGAAGTACGGACGCCGACCGCAGAACACGTCAATGCCATCCTCAGAAAGCACCGCATCGGGTACGCGATTCGGCCACCAAAGCTGGTTCGAGAGGTTGTCAGCTCAGTAGCAAGTACATCACCTGAAGCCTCCAGCTCAGCGCCGACGTACCTCATTGGCGAGTGCCTTGGGCGAGGCGGTTTCGGAGAGGTTCGTCGAGCGACAAGAGAGTCTGCGTTCGGCTCGTTCGAATTTGCAGTGAAGCTACATCTGCCAAGCGCTCTTACCGACATCGAGAAGGCCCGCAAGCGCTTTGAGCGGGAGGTCGCTGTCGTGCGGAAGCTCCAGCATCGAGCAATAGTCCCGTATGTCGACGCCGGGCTGGACGGCGACGGCCGACCATTTCTCGTTATGGCGCTGATCAGCGGGAAGAATCTCCGCGAGGCGACGTTTGGGCAGTCCCCAGCACTTGCGGTGCGGCACATGATTGAGGTGCTCGGGGCCATCGAATATGCCCATGCCAATCAGGTTCTTCATCGTGATCTGAAGCCATCGAACATCCTTGTGCGTGATAGCGATGGCCAAGCCGTAGTCGTCGATTTTGGCCTGGCGTACGTGTTCGATGACGCGACTCAGGAGAGTTTGACGACAGCCGGGGTTGGAACTGCCGCATATGTCCCGCACGAGGTTCTCGCGAATCCAAAACTGCGGTCGCCGGGACACGACATCTACTCGTGCGGAGTGATCCTCTACGAGGTCATCGCGGGGCAACTGCCCGACCGAGCCAACTACCACGCACTGGCCAACCGCGACGGCGCACTCGCGCCGATCGATGCGGTGATCACGAAGGCTCTCGCGCCTGCCGGCGGTCGCTACCCGTCGGTAGCCGAATTCAAGAACGACCTTCTGCGCGTGGTGGGCCAGTTCTCCGAAGGGAAGCCGTGA
- a CDS encoding N-6 DNA methylase, protein MAAGTNDRFSTINIEGAILPPDLLRRIAGNDKELEGLAPGDYALVGEKLNEAISRSWNKVRALWAGFREAMAKVPEGNEGAKVTQEKWLLPLFKELDYGLLAPAKPVVIEEKVYAISHGWEHTPIHLPGFRCDLDVRHQAGPDHPKMTPHGLVQEFLNRSKGHLWAFVSNGLKLRILRDSVALTRQSFVEFDLEAMLRDEVYPDFVLFWMLCHATRVRSERPEDCYLEKWSKAAQAQGTRALDQLRDGVEKAILTLGRGFIAHPSNKELKAALKGTGLSKDDYYRQLLRLVYRLIFLFVAEDREILLAPDAPADSKTRYRRFYSAQRLRSLAKTVRGTPHGDLWQSLWVVMEKLGRDEGCPDLGLPALGSFLWSENAVAALKSCSIANRDLLDAIRALTVTEGNGVRRYVDYRNLGAEELGGIYESLLELRPKQVNVEEALFELVSASGNERKTTGSYYTPTSLVTCLLDSALDPVLDEAAKNSDPEKAILALKVVDPACGSGHFLIAAAHRIAKRLAFIRTGNEEPSPVDVRRALRDVIGHCIYGVDMNEMAVELCKVSLWMEALEPGRPLSFLDSKIRQGNALIGATPALIAKGIPDEAFEAIEGDDRKIVSSLKRDNRAQRTGQGSLFGGARVVASTEGLTNAAVALEALVDETIEGVHKKERAWEGLRQSETFRHANFIADAWCAAFAWRKTDAAFAITEDLFRRLAADASNATPKLTTEVQRLADSFAFFHWHLAFPEVFAGDPNGEVAAPGWKGGFDVVLGNPPWERVKLQEKEWFAVRRPDIAAAGKAATRKQMIAKLETEDPVLFASFLDARRQAEAESHFIRSSGRYPLCGQGDVNTYTAFSEWNRALIARTGRVGCIVPAGIATDDTTKEFFQDLVDGRALVSLLSFENEEFLFPAVHHALKFSLLTVASRERGPTAPLFVFFARQVEQVSDPKRRFTLTADEIRLLNPNTRTCPIFRTTSDAALAKKIYGRLPVLVREEEPKANPWQVKFSAMFHMANDSGLFREQAQLEKEGWRRTGNTFAKGKDRYLPLYEAKMVHHFDHRYGTYEGQTEAQANQGILPRPTAEQKADPDFVAQPWFWVPAAEVADAMADGWNRDWLLGWRDITRNTDERTVIAAFIPRVGVGDKYLLCLSNEEPALVSCLGTMMASLVFDYAARQKVGGTSLKYFTMRQLPVVAPDRFREVIPYLDSNRPAYKWFSERVLELVYVSNDMTPFARDCGYQGKPFKWDEARRVRIRAELDAAFFHLYGLDRSEVEFVLDPPPPAETFRVLKENETKRYGEYRTKKLVLEQYDAMAASGGGLISA, encoded by the coding sequence ATGGCCGCGGGTACGAACGATCGGTTCAGCACGATCAACATTGAAGGGGCGATTCTTCCCCCAGACCTCCTCCGGCGCATCGCCGGCAACGACAAGGAGCTGGAGGGCCTCGCCCCTGGCGATTACGCGCTCGTCGGCGAGAAGCTAAACGAGGCCATTAGCCGCTCGTGGAACAAGGTTCGCGCCCTCTGGGCAGGCTTCCGCGAAGCGATGGCGAAGGTTCCGGAGGGGAATGAGGGCGCGAAGGTCACCCAGGAGAAGTGGCTTCTTCCTCTGTTCAAGGAGCTCGACTACGGCCTGCTGGCGCCGGCGAAGCCCGTCGTAATCGAGGAGAAGGTCTACGCCATCTCCCACGGCTGGGAGCACACCCCCATTCACCTGCCCGGGTTCCGGTGCGACCTCGACGTGCGTCACCAGGCGGGCCCCGACCACCCAAAGATGACGCCGCACGGTCTGGTTCAAGAGTTCCTGAACCGGTCCAAGGGGCACCTCTGGGCGTTCGTCTCCAACGGCCTCAAGCTCCGGATCCTGCGCGACAGCGTCGCCTTGACGAGGCAGTCGTTCGTCGAGTTCGACCTGGAGGCCATGCTCCGAGACGAGGTCTACCCGGACTTCGTGCTGTTTTGGATGCTGTGCCACGCCACCCGTGTTCGGTCCGAGCGCCCCGAGGACTGCTACTTGGAGAAGTGGTCCAAGGCAGCACAGGCGCAGGGCACGCGGGCCCTCGACCAACTCAGGGATGGGGTCGAGAAGGCGATCCTCACACTGGGACGCGGCTTCATTGCGCACCCGTCCAACAAGGAGCTCAAGGCAGCGCTGAAAGGTACCGGACTCTCCAAGGACGACTACTATCGCCAGCTCCTGCGGCTGGTGTACCGGCTGATCTTCCTCTTCGTGGCGGAAGATCGAGAGATCCTCCTCGCTCCGGACGCACCGGCCGACTCCAAGACTCGGTATCGGCGCTTCTACTCGGCACAGCGGCTGCGAAGCCTGGCGAAGACCGTCCGTGGCACTCCGCACGGCGACCTGTGGCAGTCGCTCTGGGTCGTCATGGAGAAGCTGGGGCGCGATGAGGGTTGTCCTGATCTTGGCTTGCCCGCCCTCGGAAGCTTCTTGTGGTCCGAGAACGCTGTCGCGGCGCTCAAAAGCTGCTCAATCGCCAACCGGGATCTCCTCGATGCGATTCGAGCCCTCACCGTCACAGAGGGTAACGGCGTCCGCCGATACGTGGACTACCGCAACCTCGGCGCCGAGGAACTGGGAGGCATCTACGAGTCCCTCCTGGAGCTGCGACCGAAGCAGGTCAACGTCGAGGAGGCCCTGTTTGAGCTCGTGAGCGCCAGTGGGAATGAGCGGAAGACCACCGGCAGCTACTACACGCCGACCAGCCTGGTGACCTGCCTCCTCGACTCGGCACTGGACCCCGTCCTAGATGAGGCCGCCAAGAACTCCGACCCGGAGAAGGCCATCCTGGCCCTGAAGGTCGTGGACCCGGCCTGCGGCTCGGGTCACTTCCTCATCGCTGCCGCCCATCGGATCGCCAAGCGCCTGGCCTTCATCCGCACTGGCAACGAGGAACCGAGCCCCGTCGACGTGCGCCGGGCGCTCCGTGATGTCATCGGCCACTGCATCTACGGCGTCGACATGAACGAGATGGCCGTCGAGCTCTGCAAGGTGAGCCTCTGGATGGAGGCACTGGAGCCCGGAAGGCCGCTGAGCTTCCTCGACTCGAAGATTCGGCAAGGCAATGCGCTCATCGGCGCAACCCCGGCGCTCATCGCCAAAGGGATCCCCGACGAAGCATTCGAGGCCATCGAGGGCGATGACAGGAAGATCGTGTCTTCCTTGAAGAGGGACAACAGGGCGCAACGTACTGGCCAGGGGAGCCTCTTTGGCGGCGCTCGGGTAGTCGCATCGACCGAGGGCCTAACCAACGCCGCGGTCGCTCTCGAAGCACTCGTAGACGAGACGATCGAGGGGGTCCACAAGAAGGAACGGGCCTGGGAGGGGCTGCGCCAGTCAGAAACCTTCCGGCACGCGAACTTCATCGCGGACGCATGGTGTGCCGCTTTCGCGTGGCGAAAGACTGACGCGGCCTTCGCCATCACCGAGGATCTGTTCCGGCGACTCGCTGCTGACGCAAGCAACGCGACCCCCAAGCTGACCACCGAGGTGCAACGCCTTGCGGATTCCTTCGCGTTCTTCCACTGGCACTTGGCGTTCCCGGAGGTCTTCGCGGGGGATCCGAATGGTGAAGTGGCCGCACCAGGGTGGAAGGGTGGATTCGACGTCGTTCTCGGCAACCCGCCGTGGGAGCGAGTGAAACTCCAAGAGAAGGAGTGGTTTGCGGTCCGCAGGCCGGACATTGCGGCGGCCGGTAAAGCGGCCACGCGCAAGCAGATGATCGCAAAGCTGGAGACCGAGGACCCGGTTCTCTTCGCGTCATTTCTGGATGCACGGCGGCAGGCCGAAGCCGAAAGCCATTTCATCCGGTCTTCCGGACGTTATCCGCTCTGCGGTCAGGGCGACGTGAATACCTACACCGCGTTTTCGGAGTGGAATCGAGCTCTCATTGCACGGACCGGCAGAGTTGGTTGCATCGTGCCCGCGGGCATCGCAACTGATGACACGACGAAGGAGTTCTTCCAAGACCTCGTAGACGGGCGAGCTCTCGTCAGCCTCCTCAGCTTTGAGAATGAGGAGTTCCTTTTCCCCGCAGTCCATCACGCTCTGAAGTTCTCCCTCCTGACGGTGGCATCACGAGAGCGGGGCCCAACGGCGCCGCTGTTCGTCTTCTTCGCCCGGCAGGTAGAGCAGGTCAGCGATCCAAAGCGCCGGTTCACGCTCACGGCAGATGAGATCCGACTTCTCAACCCGAACACGCGCACGTGCCCAATCTTCCGCACGACGTCTGACGCCGCTCTGGCCAAGAAGATCTACGGCCGCCTTCCCGTGCTCGTACGAGAGGAGGAACCGAAGGCGAACCCGTGGCAGGTGAAGTTCTCAGCGATGTTCCACATGGCGAACGACTCCGGTCTGTTCCGCGAACAGGCTCAGTTGGAGAAGGAGGGCTGGAGGCGCACCGGCAACACCTTCGCCAAGGGAAAGGACAGGTACCTGCCGCTCTACGAGGCGAAGATGGTTCACCACTTCGACCATCGGTACGGAACGTACGAAGGCCAGACTGAGGCGCAGGCCAACCAGGGCATCCTGCCGAGGCCCACAGCAGAGCAGAAGGCTGACCCGGACTTCGTGGCGCAGCCCTGGTTCTGGGTCCCAGCCGCCGAGGTCGCAGATGCGATGGCTGATGGTTGGAATCGCGATTGGCTGCTCGGCTGGCGCGACATCACCCGGAACACCGATGAACGGACCGTCATCGCCGCCTTCATCCCGAGAGTAGGTGTTGGTGACAAGTACCTCCTCTGCCTTTCGAACGAAGAGCCTGCCCTCGTTTCGTGCTTGGGCACGATGATGGCGTCCTTAGTCTTCGACTACGCGGCTCGACAAAAGGTGGGCGGCACCTCGCTCAAGTACTTCACAATGCGGCAGCTTCCGGTCGTAGCGCCTGATCGGTTCCGAGAGGTGATCCCCTACTTGGACTCGAACAGACCCGCGTATAAGTGGTTCTCCGAGCGCGTCCTAGAGCTGGTCTACGTGTCGAACGACATGACGCCCTTCGCCCGCGATTGCGGCTATCAGGGTAAGCCTTTCAAGTGGGACGAGGCGCGACGGGTTCGGATCCGCGCTGAGCTCGACGCCGCGTTCTTCCACCTCTACGGACTCGACCGCAGTGAGGTGGAGTTCGTCCTTGACCCGCCGCCTCCCGCAGAGACCTTTCGTGTCCTCAAGGAGAATGAGACCAAGCGGTACGGCGAGTACCGGACCAAAAAGCTGGTGCTTGAACAGTATGACGCGATGGCTGCCAGTGGCGGAGGGCTGATCTCGGCATGA